The sequence GTAAAAGGGAATATAGATTTTGGTGTACAAAATGAAGTATTCGATTTAAACGAAGGAAAAATCCTTGCCTTAGATGGTGGTGTTCCTCATGATTTAAAAGCTAAAGAAGATAGTGTAATTAGATTAACATTAACTAAGAATGATGACGCAAATCGTGTAGTTAATGTTTCAAATATTACTATCGCGTAGTGCACTATTTTTAAGAATTAAAACGCTAAATAATCAGTATGAAAAACCTATTCTATATTCTGTTTTGCTTATGTATTGGAATATCTTGTACAAAGGTTGAATCTAATAGTAATAAACAAGTACTTACATTAAATGAAGGCAATAAATGGAAAGTAGATACTGAAATGAAAAGCAGTATTGATAAATCTCAAGAGTTAATTTTAATATTTAATTCTAACCAAAAAAATGACTATAATAAACTAGCTAATGATTTAAAATATCAAAACGATGTTCTAATTAAAAGCTGTACTATGACTGGAGAAAGTCATGAGATGCTTCATAAATGGCTTGTACCAAATATGAAACTTATTGATAGTCTATCAAAGGCTACTAAGCCTAATGAACAAAAAGAAATAGTTGTTGAGTTGATTGAATCATACAACACATTTAACACCTACTTCAATTAAAAATAAGAGGTTGAAAAAATTAATTTTTTCAACCTCTTATTTTTGCATTTTTATAAACTGATAACTTAGAAAAAATTAAGCTACTTCTTCAGCAATTTGTAAGAATGCCTTTCTAAATGAATGATTTGAAAGACCTGTATTCATAGGTTTTTGATCTACAAGCCTACCTATTGTCTTCCCTTCTGGTGCACCGATAAGATCACCAGATTGTCCATATTTCCCGTCTAAGCAATCCGCATATTTTTGTGCTGCTTCTTTTGGACCTTGTGCCATACCAAAGAGTTTCATCATAGGGAAGCCTACTCTTTCAAATATTATACGTTTAACAGTAGGTACGTTTACTAATCCATTGGTTCCAGCGGTTAAACCAGGAGAAAACCAGATATATTCATGTTCTAAATCTTGTTCCGCTAATTCTTGAATTAACAAGCCACTCATAAATTTAGAAATACCAAGAGCATCAATATCTTTATATTTACCTTTTCCATTATAGACTGCAGAAGTAAGATCATCTACAGAGTCATATACTGGTTTTGTAATCATACCTTCTATACCACGTGCACCCTCTCCACCTGCAAATACTATTCTTCCACCACTAGCAATAAGATCATTTTGTAATAATGCCTTCAAGGTAATATAAGAACCCATTACATTCTGGTATATGGTTTTTTCAATTCTATTTCCTTTATTATTTTCAATAAACTGGAAATCATCAGAAACAATCATTCCACCAGCTTGGAAAAACACAATATCAAATTTCTCCTTTTTAGGTAGATTTGTAACAGCAGATACAATTGCCTCTTTACTTTGCATATCAAAACCTCCTCTTGCATCTAGAGTATTATTTAATTTTAAAGAAGTCCTCAAATCATCTGCTTTTTGTTGTGTTCTACAAGCGAGTACAATTCTCTTAGCTCCTTTTTCTAATAGAATTTTCACAGTTTCAATACCAATACCTCCATTTGCACCAGTAATTAGAATAGACGCGTTTTTAATTTTTGATTCCATCTTAGTTATATAATTTTTTAATTCGTTTGAAATTTTCTGGGTTAACCTCTTCTCCAGTTAAAGCGTAATGCTGTATAGCTATTGCATAATCTTCAATACCTTTTTTAAACTTTCCTTTGGCAAGCATACCTAAAAAAGCAGGATTAGTTCTATAAACCATGGTTAGAGAAATTGTTGTAGCAGTATCATTAATTACTTCTAAATTATAGAGCATATAACTTTGAGTTGTATCAATAGGTAAGCCATTAACACCAAGAATTTCTGCTTTAAAAGAGTATTCCTCTTCATTATATTCAGTCATTCTTTCTCTTGTGAATTTCTTACCATTATCAGAAAAGCTACATAATCGTTCACAACCCTCTCCATTCAAAGGTGTACCTTCAACATAATGAGATGCTGAAAGTTGAGGATGTGATTTTGCTATATCAGCATAATTTTCTCCAACTATAGTCCAAACAGAATCTGTAGAAACTGCAATTTCTCTAGTAACAGTAAAAGACTGGGTTTGGGCAAACAAGTTTCCAGAAAGTAATACCGTTAAGGTAAAAGTTAGCATTGTTTTCATTTGTAATTGTTTTTTGGTACAGTACAAATATCTACACAATTCTAAGCACACTGTGGTATTAATAGCTCAAGTATTAGAAGTATTGGTTCAATGGCTATTTCCTTAATTCTGATGGCGACGAATTATAATATTTTTTATAAGATTTGGAAAAGTAACTCACATCACTGAATCCACAATCATAGGCAATTTCTGATATGGTTCGTGATGTTGTTTTTAATAATGTTTGTGCTTTATCTAAACGTTTAGATGTAATGTATTTATTTGGTGATGTTCCGAAAACTGATTGAAACTTTCGTTTAAAAGAGGATACACTTAGTGAACAAAGAAAAGCTAAGTCTTCGATATTAAGTTCTTCAAATATATTTTTAGCTATTATCTCTTTAAACTCATATTCTTTTGCTCTAAATAAATTACCAAATATGCTTTTTGTATCTCCAGATTTGTCTGTATTAATGAGAATTGAAATCAGTTCTTTAATTTTTATATTGATGATATCTTCTGTAAAAACATCATTATTTTCTATATAAAGTTGAAGGGAAGTAAAGTAAGAAGTTATTAAAGCGTGATTATCTACTTTAACAATTGATTGATTATAATTATGGTCTACTTCTACAAACCAATTAGGTAGATCATTATTATAAATATGATGTAACAAAGCAGATGTAAGTTGAAAAACAATAACAACGGTAGTTTCATTATTAGGATTTTCAAGCCAAGTATTAATAAAGTTATCCGTCTTCATTATCAATGTATCTCCAGTAATCAACTCAATATCTTTATTGGCAGAATATAAATGAGATTCACCATTAACAACATACACAATTCTTGCTTCATCTATTAATTCATCAGTAATTTTTTTAGGGGATAAAAATTCAATTTTTCCGAGTACCACCCAGTCTTTAATACTGTATTTAATTAACTTCATATAGATTATAGGAAAAGAATATTAGTTTGAATTTAATGAAACTATCATCCAAGTTTAATTAAAATTTCATACTCTAAAAACATAAAAACAGGTTTATCAATAAGTACTTTATTACAATACTTCGGTAAAATAATATATTTTTCAAGCAGCAATTTGACCTAATTTTCGAATCATCTCAAATTGCTGTTTATTTTTTTCAACATCTACATCAATTCGAAATACACTAAAAATCTTTTTTAGTATTAACTCATTGAAATAGAGTGTTTTTATGTTAGCCATTGAAAAGGGTCCTCTTTCCTTTTTTTCTTGATTGATCCAATGAAAAGCCTTAGCAATTGAGACAGAAGTAAGTGCCATATTAGTATGAAAATGAATTTTATTTTTACTTATTCCTTGACAACCTGTAAGACTTGTATGCTGTTTTGCATCTCGAAAAAGAAATTCTATGTGAA is a genomic window of Flammeovirga pectinis containing:
- a CDS encoding cupin domain-containing protein, with protein sequence MKFADIQEELEFNEKKPLIKVLFETAFTKEIRIAMKKGTVMKEHKTSYPIVVQIVKGNIDFGVQNEVFDLNEGKILALDGGVPHDLKAKEDSVIRLTLTKNDDANRVVNVSNITIA
- a CDS encoding SDR family NAD(P)-dependent oxidoreductase encodes the protein MESKIKNASILITGANGGIGIETVKILLEKGAKRIVLACRTQQKADDLRTSLKLNNTLDARGGFDMQSKEAIVSAVTNLPKKEKFDIVFFQAGGMIVSDDFQFIENNKGNRIEKTIYQNVMGSYITLKALLQNDLIASGGRIVFAGGEGARGIEGMITKPVYDSVDDLTSAVYNGKGKYKDIDALGISKFMSGLLIQELAEQDLEHEYIWFSPGLTAGTNGLVNVPTVKRIIFERVGFPMMKLFGMAQGPKEAAQKYADCLDGKYGQSGDLIGAPEGKTIGRLVDQKPMNTGLSNHSFRKAFLQIAEEVA
- a CDS encoding SRPBCC family protein, with amino-acid sequence MKTMLTFTLTVLLSGNLFAQTQSFTVTREIAVSTDSVWTIVGENYADIAKSHPQLSASHYVEGTPLNGEGCERLCSFSDNGKKFTRERMTEYNEEEYSFKAEILGVNGLPIDTTQSYMLYNLEVINDTATTISLTMVYRTNPAFLGMLAKGKFKKGIEDYAIAIQHYALTGEEVNPENFKRIKKLYN
- a CDS encoding helix-turn-helix transcriptional regulator, which produces MKLIKYSIKDWVVLGKIEFLSPKKITDELIDEARIVYVVNGESHLYSANKDIELITGDTLIMKTDNFINTWLENPNNETTVVIVFQLTSALLHHIYNNDLPNWFVEVDHNYNQSIVKVDNHALITSYFTSLQLYIENNDVFTEDIINIKIKELISILINTDKSGDTKSIFGNLFRAKEYEFKEIIAKNIFEELNIEDLAFLCSLSVSSFKRKFQSVFGTSPNKYITSKRLDKAQTLLKTTSRTISEIAYDCGFSDVSYFSKSYKKYYNSSPSELRK